A genomic region of Haliotis asinina isolate JCU_RB_2024 chromosome 1, JCU_Hal_asi_v2, whole genome shotgun sequence contains the following coding sequences:
- the LOC137265426 gene encoding uncharacterized protein: MECSYLHAQICPTSNGYIVFFVHNSYNASNNANTIVCSIAYYDTYFCHNSGYNANNSSSYGANHDSYINKGGSYYNAYNYCNANNYYYHSYYNYYNAYNYYNANNYYTANNYYNYYHSYYNTYNNYYNSYYNAHNKFYHNYDIAMYVIFFRFPPIPNNKQQYIYQGCYQQANKDRLLPTDDDISSNAMTIPMCSAHCRTLNKPYLALHTYNRDGGTVISHRSLTPYILNITHRSLSPYILNITLRSLTPYELNITHRSLTPYVLNITHRSLTPYVLNITHRSFTPYILNITHRSLTPYFLNVTHRSLTTCVLNITHRSLTPYVLNITHRSLTPYILNITHRSLTPYILNITHRSLTHYVLNITHRSFTPFILNITHRSLTHYVLNITHRSFTPYILNITHRSPTAYFLNVTHR; the protein is encoded by the exons ATGCCCAACCAGCAACGGCTACATCGTTTTCTTCGTCCACAACTCCTACAACGCCAGCAACAACGCCAACACCATCGTCTGCAGCATTGCCTACTACGACACATACTTCTGTCACAACAGCGGCTACAACGCCAATAACAGTTCAAGCTACGGCGCCAACCACGACTCCTACATCAACAAGGGC GGCTCCTACTACAACGCCTACAACTACTGCAACgccaacaactactactaccactcctactacaactactacaacgcctacaactactacaacgCCAACAACTACTACACCgccaacaactactacaactactaccactCCTACTACAACAcgtacaacaactactacaactcTTACTACAACGCCCACAACAAGTTCTACCACAACTACGACATTGCCATGTATGTCATCTTCTTTAGGTTTCCACCAATTCCCAATAACaaacagcaat ACATCTATCAGGGTTGCTACCAACAGGCAAACAAAGACCGCCTCCTCCCAACCGACGACGACATCAGCAGCAACGCCATGACCATCCCCATGTGCTCAGCACACTGCCGGACTCTCAACAAACCCTACCTCGCCCTCCAC ACTTACAACCGAGACGGGGGAACAGTGATTAG CCACAGATCACTTACTCCCTACATCCTGAACATCACCCACAGATCACTTAGCCCCTACATCCTGAATATCACCCTCAGATCACTTACCCCCTACGAACTGAATATCACCCACAGATCACTTACCCCCTACGTTCTCAACATCACCCACAGATCACTTACCCCCTACGTCCTGAACATCACCCACAGATCTTTTACTCCCTACATTCTGAACATCACCCACAGATCACTTACCCCCTACTTCCTGAACGTCACACACAGATCACTTACCACCTGCGTCCTGAACATCACCCACAGATCACTTACCCCCTACGTCCTAAACATCACCCACAGGTCACTTACTCCCTACATCCTGAACATCACCCACAGATCACTTACTCCCTACATCCTGAACATTACCCACAGATCACTTACTCACTACGTCCTGAACATTACTCACAGATCTTTTACTCCCTTCATCCTGAACATCACCCACAGATCACTTACTCACTACGTCCTGAACATCACCCACAGATCTTTTACTCCCTACATTCTGAACATCACCCACAGATCACCTACCGCCTACTTCCTGAACGTCACCCACAGATAA